The Lolium rigidum isolate FL_2022 chromosome 1, APGP_CSIRO_Lrig_0.1, whole genome shotgun sequence region agctacgcttcagtcttccgatcataatgtattcagcgagggcaccgtacacttgcaaatctatcaaatacaatctatgtgcacggttaaattcattcaagtgttgtcatcaaacacacaaaacacgggatatggatcttgctctttcacaaggtatcaacccggtgacccgttatttatcagtggtaaaaataaaataactatcaatcctaaaaagttaatttcatttagaatattttagcgactctttttttacaagttatcaatcCGGTGCCCcggtatttatcaacggtaaatttaaatacctagcaaccctaaaaagtaaatttcatttagaatattttagcgaatctttttttacaagttatcaacccggtgccccggtatttatcaatggtatatttaaatacctagcaaccctaaaaactaAATTTTATTTGCAACTAAAATTCCACtttttagcttacaacttaaaacagtacttaatttgagtagcaagtggtagttcatttgagttgcaagtggatcccccacccgttatttcccctttaaaaccactagcccgaaaaagagaattataaaaattaattcaaaaaacatgaattaccgtacaaaaataacaaaaaaaatggAATTATAAAAGAGAATTATTCAAAGGGAAACATTAATTAGCGTATGAAAAAACCAATTAAAAGGGAATTACAAAATACACCATGCACATGGTCCGGTCCAATCATTCATCCATCTACGCATAGGCAGGTGCGTAGCATGCAATCTGCATGTGCATGTGCATGTGCATGTGCATGTGCAAGGTGATTAGTGAGAAAAATGTGGCAGTTAATTAGTGAGAAAGGAAGTGACAGGTGTATGTGCATGGCTGCATGTGAAAGGGATTGCACAACACGTACGACAAAATATGCATGGCCCGCATGTGTATTAATGGAGTTGCATGTGCATATGCGATTAGTGCGGAACTGCATgcagaaaacaacaaaaaagagACAGTAGAGAAGGGGAATTGAATCATGCTTCGCGTGAGCTCTTCGCGCACGAAAACGACCGCGCTCGCGGTCGAACGCGAGGGAGGAAATCTGGTCTCACTAGGTGCTTCACGTAGATATATCGGTTCATATATCTTTCTCATGGGccttgatttaaaagctaacaataCATAGAAATTGTAAAATGTCATGACTAATAAAAACAACACATGCATGCCATTGAGGATGGAATGAACAATAAAGGGAAATTGAATCAAAGGACGTCAAACATGATGGCATCTTGAAGCTCGATTTTATCAAACTTGATAGCCAGCCTATGGCGAAGAGACACACTTCCATGCCTTGAATTACGTCGATGACTCCAATCTTTCTTTTGCTTTTGAGAAAACGATCCCCTCGCTCTATTGTTCAATCACAATCTCCTTTTGGTAAAAAGGGAAACCCGGCTCCTTTGCTTCGATACTGGCACTTCTTGTGGAAAGGAAAGTTGCAAGTCGAGTTAGCGTTTAGCGTATAGCAAGCGAAGCGACCCAATAGGCAATTAAAGACAAGTGTGCGATTCTACTCTACCTTTTCCGTGTGAACCTTGAGTCGGCGTGTTGACGATACAACCATCACCTAACCACCCAAAAAGAGGTGAAATTATAAGATTTTGAGATGGTTTGAATTGATGTCAAAATTTGGTAGTTTGCCAATGTTTGATCAAAAATCCGGTATTTTCAAACATTGGCTATCTAATTTTTGGTCGTTGACCAAACATGCCACATTGCCACGTCTATAGTCTTGATGCACGTATATATTCTAAGAAAATAATTAGACATTTCCAAGAGAAATAATAAAAAACTTACATGCCAAAAAATGAAAATTGTTGCTGATGTATGGCCTCTTGCTACTCAATATTGGGATGTTTATTTTGTAGTTAACCAACAaatgaaaactattgttgatgtatGGCCTCTTGCTACTCAATATTGGGATGTTTATTTTGTAGTTAACCAACAAATAAAAACTATTGCTGATCTATTGGATGGGCAGCAATTAAGATATGATTTTAGTAGAACTTTCACACCACAAATGATGAATATGTGGTTTGAGGTTGTGGAAATTGCTAAGACTATAACCTTTTCCAATGAAGAGGACGAGCTTATCTAGAAGTATGAATCTAATGGAGTGTATTCTTATAAATCCCTCTATGCTATTATAAATTTTAGAGATGTACAACCTCTTTATTTGCAAGTTGTGGGATTTGAAAATTCCTCCCGGAGTTCAGATTTTTCTCTGGTTGCTGTCTCAAAATAAGATTATGACTAGAGATAATCTCAGACACAGAGGCATCCCAAAATCTCTGGAATGTGAGTTATGTAGGGAGTTTGAATCTGTTGAACACATTTTTTTCGACTGCCTTGTATCTAAATCGTTATGGTATGAAataaatgaaatctttggtgtagAAGTTAATGATTATCTTTCTCTTACTTAATGACTTAGCAATACAAGATATGAGCAGTTCAATGTAATTTCATCGGTTGTAGTTTGAAGCATTTGGAACAATAGAAACTATCTGGCGTTTAGCAGGAAAATTTGGATTTCTATGAAACAGGTGTGGGGGCTAGTCCTTACATATCTAAGGACCTGGCAGATGCCTTTTAAAAACCTGGCATGGGATAAGGTGGAGAGTACAAATCTGCCCTGGTGAGAAAACTGAAGAGCTTGCCATCGTTGATGCCGGACTATTGAAGCACCCTGAAAAATTGGACAACATTCATGTGATGATCTAAGGCAAAAAGCTGCACGCAAGAaatggaagaggaagaggaagaagaccctGCACGCAAGAAATGGAAAAagtggaagaggaagaagaccctGGAGCAAAATGGGTGCTTTCAAGTTCTTGAAGCTTAGCAGGTGTTTAGATACATTTCTTCTTAGTGTTGTCATTGTTATGGTGTGTTTATCGCGGCTATCCTTAGGTGGTGATGCATCTGTCCTGGGTAGTCTAGTATGAGATCATAGAACTTCTACTACGCTGTTAATTTTCATTAGGAGCGCTCCCTGTTCTCCAAAAATAAATCTTACATGTCAACTTTGGCGTTTATGTTTATTGTTCCATGCAACAAAAGAATATTGTCAGTGCACACTTGGCCCAATGTGCACAGAATATGCAGGCAAATCATTGAATTCAGTGTGTATTTTCGATTTAGAAAATGCACCGATCGTTATCTGGTTTAGATTTACCTTACAGTCGAACTGCTTTGGTTTAGCTTTAATTATGGCTCCTCCGCAATAAAACTATTTCCATCGAAGTGGCCTTGCAAATATACATTTTTCCATCCACAGAAACCTTTGCTATAATTCTAACTCATTTGCATTTTAACATCTTTAGTTTAGTGTAACTTAGTATTTCAGACCATGGGCTGCTCAGTGGGATTCAGAACTCTTGTTTGCCAAGCAGGAACATCATCATCATTCAATGAACATTCCACAAAATGGTACAGGAAAACACATCACCAACTGAATATACTACCAAGCAGCAGCAGACTCCATGATTCATGCGACAATATATTGAGCAACCAAAACACAGTGCAAATGAGTACCTATCCGCATTATCCATGAGAACATGACTGACAGAGGCTAAGACACAGATAGCAAATTAAGCAGAAGTACCAAGGCAGACATTATGCCTTTAGACAGTCAAAACAGAAGATACCACAGCCGTTTAACTGAACAAGGGCCACTAAAACAAGATGCATAATCTAGCTCGAGTAGCTGAACCCTGAGATCTTATAGATCCTGATGGTTCCATCAGTGTAACCAGCATAGAGAGTGCTGCCATCCGCGCTCCAGCTCAAACAAGTGCAGTAGAGCAGCTGTGCAACAGTATTGAAAAAATTGTAAGAAGAAATTCTAATACAATAGGATTTGAATTAACTTAGCATTAGGATCTAAGCCTAAGAAAATAAGCAACTAGATCAGTTTAGAGGTGACGGTTTTGATAATTATACATAGGCATGCATTGGAGAAAATAAGTAAAAGATGTTGACCATTCAAAAAAGATCACTGCTAACTACATTACACCCTACATAGCAAAGATGAACATAGTATTTCACATCATTGTATTTAGCAAAACCAAAATAAATTTAACAGAGAATTACACTGTTGGCAAGCTGAGAGAAAATTCTATGACAAAAAAGCTACTGGAACACGCATCTAATGCGTTACAGGATTGCCACATTCTAACCTCAGTATATACAAtaaagctaaaaacaatgctttaACAAGCAATCAAGCAAGATTACAGTCCAATAACATTATTATGCATCAGGTCCTTTTCATATCTACCGACTATAGATCAAATGGGCACTTTTGTTGACATTTCGTTTATATGATACGATGCAACAAACTAAGACCATTATTAGGGTTAACGTTGAGAATCTAAGCTTGAACCTGAGGTTTGGGGGGTTTTGGCATGAAACTAGTACAGAACAAAATACTAAATAAATTTGACAACTACAGCAGCTACAACGAAATGAAACAGATCTATGTTGCCACAACAGTAATAAGCATATCATAATCAAACAGTAAATCTACACAATCAACAATAGGAAACAATAGCAACGATATGGAACTATTTAATGATGGCAGGCATGGGAAACAAACCTGTTTAGTGGAGACTGTGATCTCGGGCCTAAGGTCCTGCACGATGTGCTTTGACTCAAGATCCCAGATCTTGATGGAATCATGTGTCGCCGCGCAGAGCCAGTAGCGGTTGGGCGAGAAGCAGAGCGAGTTGATAATGGAGCCCGCGTCCAGCGAGTAGAGCTTCTTGCCCTCACCCAAATCCCACAGCAAGGTGACTCCATCCTTACCACCAGAGGCGCAGAGCGAACCGTCTGGGCTCACTGCGACGGCACTGACGTACCCACCATGGCCATCGAGGGTGTTGCGGAGCTTGCAGTTGGTGAGGTTCCACACCTTGACGGAGCGGTCCCACGAGCCCGAGACGATGGTTGGGGCGAAGTTGTTGGGGGAGAAACGGACGCAGGAGACCCAGCCGTTGTGGCCCTCGCCGCCTCCGAGCTCGCCGCCGATGGTGTACTTGCACTCACCGAGGGTGTTCCAGAGCTTGATGGTCTTGTCGCGGGACGCGGAGACGATCTGGCGGTTGTCGATGGAGAAGGCGACGGAGAGGACGTCCTTGTCGTGGCCGACGAAGCGGCGGGTGGTGGCGCCGGTGGAGAGGTCCCAGAGGCGGAGCTCGCCGTCCCAGGATCCGGAGAGCGCGAACTGGCCGTCCGAGCTGAGGACGACGTCCTGGACGAAGTGGCCGTGGCCGGTGAGGCGGCGGAAGGGGACGCCGTACTCGGAGCTCGAGTCCTGGGTGGCCTGGATGGGGTTGGTGAGGTCCCAGACCAGGAGGGACTtgtcgcgggaggaggagacgaTGAAGGGCGAGTTGTCGATGGGCGTGGCGATGGCCGTCACCTGGTCGTTGTGGCCGCGCATCACGCCGGCGTACACGAGGGACTCCTGcgagccggccatggtggtgggcgGAGGGaggagggctagggtttggtggtgtGGAGAATGCGGCGGCGCGGGCTGGGGGTGTGAAGGAAAGCgggagaagagggaggaggaggccttTATAGTGGGGGCGGCGTAAGACGCTAGGGTTTCGGGGATGCAGGGCTTTGTGTTCAGTTCAGCGGAAATCGTGACCGTCCGATGTATCTAAAGGGCTCTCTGGGCCGTCATATATGATCGCCTTCAACATAAGAGGCCCGTGGAAAATGCATCATCTGTCGATTGGTAAACCAGGTCCATGAGCATGGGCCTCTATTGCTGAAAACTGCTATGAAAGCAGAAAAACAAATGCTTGGTCATCTAGAGGGGCAAAAATTCTTTGCTTCTATTTTTGCTTCTTTAAAAGATTTGCTATTagtctctcaaaaaaaaagattTGCTATTATTGTGACCATGATTAGAAAATCCGATTATTAGAGATTCAAGTTAAGAATTACATCATGTTATGTTATAGGCTGGTCGCAAAAGGTACAACATTTTTTTACTAGGAACTACATTTTCCAAGATGGATGagatagtttttttttcttgaacaAGGAAGAGCCTCAAGGACTTGGAACTCCACTAAATAAGGCGGCGGAGCTACAAATTATCGATATGGAACAAATGAAATATAAATTTACAACTAAGTCCTCGTATTTAACAAAAAGGACTTGAACCAAAGATACAAATTACAACCAGGTCTTTCTCCAACGTCGATGCACAGAGGCTTCAGCCCAGGGTCACCCGCTCTGTTGCAGGGAACATCGCCTCTTGGGATAGAATGAATGGATGATGCAATGGTAGAGCCTAAAAGCCTCACAtgtggctgatgtctacgttccccctcctttcctgtagacagtgttgggcctccaagagtagaggtttgtagaacaatgagcaagtttcccttaagtggatacccaaggtttatcgaactcggggaggaagaggtcaaagatatccctctcatgcaaccccgcaaccacaaagcaagaagtctcttgtgtccccaacacacctaataggtgcactagttcggcgaagagatagtgaaatacaggtggtatgaataagtatgagcaagagcaacggtgccgtaaaagtgcttggcgtgtagttgatggtggtggtattgcgagcagagtaacgcaagaaaacaagaaacaagcaaagagtaacgcagacagtagtaactcaagcagcatttaggaacaaggcctagggaatagactttcactagtggacactctcaacatcgatcacataacgtaacagtataaatgcatactctacacttttgttggatgatgaacatattgcgtaggattacacgaaccctcaatgccggagttaacaagctccacaataatgctcatgtttaagtaacctttagtgtaagatagatcaatagactaaaccaagtactagcatagcatgcacactcgtcaccttcatgcatatgtaggaggaatagatcacatcaatatatcatagcaatagttaactccataatctacaagagatcatgatcatagcataaaccaagtactaacacggtgcacccactgtcgcctttacacacgtgcggaggaatagaactactttaatagcatcactagagtagcacatagatagtagtgatacaaactcatatgaatctcaatgagatcattgtattgaagtacatggaagagagatgaaccacatagctaccggtacatgccccgagcctcgatggagaactactccctcctcatgggagcaagcagcggtgatgaagatggcggtggagatggcagcggtgttgatggagatggcNNNNNNNNNNNNNNNNNNNNNNNNNNNNNNNNNNNNNNNNNNNNNNNNNNNNNNNNNNNNNNNNNNNNNNNNNNNNNNNNNNNNNNNNNNNNNNNNNNNNaagtatgaaccggtatagcaaaacttacataagaacatattgcaagcattataagactctatactgtcttccttgttgctcaaacacttttaccagaaaatatctagaccttagagagaccaatcatgcaaaccaaatttcaacaagctctacggtagttctccactaatatgtTTAAACTACattatgcaagagcttaaacatgatctacttgagagctcaaaacaattgccaagtatcaaattattcgagacaatatgaagcattttctgtttccaaccaaatattaagtgcagcggttttcaactccgccatgaacattaaaataaagctaagaacaccggtgttcatatgaaaaagcggagcatgtctctctcccacacaaggattgctaagatccgaatttattcaaacacaacaaaaataataacaaacagacgctccaagtaaagcacataagatgtgaccgaataaaaatatagtttcactagaagtgacctgataagttgttgatgaagaaggggatgccttgggcatccccaagcttagacgcttgagtcttcttgaaatatgcagggatgaaccacggggcatccccaagcttagacttttcactcttcttgatcatatatcatcctcctctcttgacccttgaaaacttctgccacaccaaacttctcataaacttcattagaggggttagtactcaaaaaactttaatccactttggtcctgtagtgacacattgcaataactcaataaaacattagctatagctctccacgtctagaaagccttgcttaaagtccacaagagacaatgcaaaaacagagacagaatctgtcaaaacaagcaGCCAAGAAag contains the following coding sequences:
- the LOC124687782 gene encoding guanine nucleotide-binding protein subunit beta-like protein A, whose protein sequence is MAGSQESLVYAGVMRGHNDQVTAIATPIDNSPFIVSSSRDKSLLVWDLTNPIQATQDSSSEYGVPFRRLTGHGHFVQDVVLSSDGQFALSGSWDGELRLWDLSTGATTRRFVGHDKDVLSVAFSIDNRQIVSASRDKTIKLWNTLGECKYTIGGELGGGEGHNGWVSCVRFSPNNFAPTIVSGSWDRSVKVWNLTNCKLRNTLDGHGGYVSAVAVSPDGSLCASGGKDGVTLLWDLGEGKKLYSLDAGSIINSLCFSPNRYWLCAATHDSIKIWDLESKHIVQDLRPEITVSTKQLLYCTCLSWSADGSTLYAGYTDGTIRIYKISGFSYSS